From the genome of Pelobates fuscus isolate aPelFus1 chromosome 6, aPelFus1.pri, whole genome shotgun sequence, one region includes:
- the LOC134615482 gene encoding claudin-22-like, which yields MALVKRTNTQFGGILLALAGWILSCVTTYVPLWKQLNLDLNELENWTMGLWQACVVQEEGGMQCKDFDSFLALSSELRISRILMCLSNGSGMLGLLISSLGLDCLNIGGEKQELKNRLLLLGGVMLWSSGLTALIPVSWVAYDTVQEFWDESIPDIVPRWEFGEALFMGWFGGFFLLLGGTLLASSYCFSPADPSNICYQQTRQHGKCLHSDPKYPDLTI from the coding sequence ATGGCACTGGTCAAAAGAACTAATACTCAATTTGGTGGGATATTGTTGGCCTTGGCTGGATGGATTCTCTCTTGTGTCACTACTTACGTGCCTTTATGGAAGCAACTCAACTTAGATTTAAATGAGTTGGAAAACTGGACTATGGGACTCTGGCAAGCATGCGTTGTCCAAGAAGAAGGTGGAATGCAGTGCAAGGACTTTGACTCATTTTTGGCTCTGTCCTCAGAACTCAGGATTTCAAGAATCCTTATGTGTTTATCCAATGGTTCAGGGATGCTTGGTCTGCTTATCTCGAGTCTTGGTCTGGACTGCCTAAACATAGGAGGGGAAAAGCAAGAGCTGAAGAATCGCCTCTTACTACTTGGAGGGGTAATGCTTTGGAGTTCAGGATTAACTGCCCTCATACCAGTGTCCTGGGTGGCTTATGATACAGTCCAGGAATTTTGGGACGAGTCCATTCCAGATATTGTCCCAAGATGGGAATTTGGGGAAGCCCTCTTCATGGGCTGGTTTGGAGGATTTTTTCTACTTCTTGGTGGCACGCTGCTTGCTTCTTCATACTGTTTTTCACCCGCTGACCCAAGCAACATATGTTACCAGCAAACACGGCAGCATGGGAAATGTCTACACAGTGATCCGAAATACCCTGATCTGACCATTTGA